Proteins found in one Pirellulales bacterium genomic segment:
- a CDS encoding ISAs1 family transposase → MVRRRTARFEEHFDHLTDPRRREGVYPLVNIVVIAVCAVISGADDFVAIADWANLKKDWLAKFLDLSAGIPSHDRFNALFRALKPAEFEQCLLSWITALHEVTDGQVVAIDGKTLRRSFDTASSKAAIHMVSAWATANSISLGQVVTDEKSNEITAIPKLLQILEISGSLVTIDAMGCQKEIARQIVEAKADYVLAVKDNQPKLCEAIRDFFSEHLEDDLQQVAHRRHETHEKGHGRHDDRYYYLAKLPDDFPLAEEWPGLKAIGLAVRVTEHMDGRTSDDVRYYITSRYLSGKRFAEAVRGHWGIENSLHWQLDVTFGEDQSRIRKGHADANFSLLRRASLSLLKNNKSKKLGVKNKRLSAAWSDDYRLQVLCGT, encoded by the coding sequence ATGGTGCGGCGGAGGACTGCTCGGTTCGAGGAACATTTCGATCACCTGACCGACCCGCGACGGCGGGAAGGTGTTTATCCGCTGGTGAACATCGTGGTCATCGCCGTGTGTGCGGTGATTAGCGGCGCGGACGACTTCGTGGCGATCGCAGATTGGGCCAATCTGAAGAAGGACTGGCTGGCGAAGTTTCTCGACCTAAGCGCGGGCATTCCCTCGCACGATCGCTTCAACGCCCTCTTCCGCGCGTTGAAGCCGGCCGAGTTCGAGCAGTGCCTGCTGAGTTGGATCACGGCGCTGCACGAGGTCACGGACGGTCAGGTGGTGGCCATCGACGGCAAGACCTTGCGTCGCAGTTTCGACACAGCGTCGAGCAAGGCGGCCATTCACATGGTCAGTGCCTGGGCTACGGCCAACTCGATCAGCCTGGGCCAAGTGGTCACGGACGAGAAGTCGAACGAGATCACGGCCATCCCAAAACTACTGCAAATACTGGAGATTTCGGGCTCTCTGGTGACGATCGACGCGATGGGCTGCCAGAAAGAGATCGCCCGGCAGATCGTCGAGGCGAAGGCCGACTACGTGCTGGCGGTGAAAGACAACCAGCCCAAGCTGTGCGAAGCGATCCGCGATTTCTTCAGCGAACACCTGGAAGACGATTTGCAGCAGGTGGCGCATCGCCGGCACGAAACGCACGAGAAGGGGCACGGCCGTCACGACGATCGTTATTACTATCTGGCCAAGCTGCCCGACGATTTTCCCCTGGCCGAGGAGTGGCCCGGCCTGAAAGCGATCGGCCTGGCGGTCCGCGTGACGGAACACATGGACGGACGCACGAGCGACGACGTGCGCTATTACATCACCAGTCGCTACCTGAGTGGCAAGCGCTTTGCTGAAGCAGTGCGCGGGCACTGGGGCATTGAAAACTCGTTGCACTGGCAACTCGATGTGACGTTCGGAGAAGATCAGAGCCGGATCCGCAAAGGGCACGCCGACGCCAACTTCAGCCTGCTGCGAAGAGCCTCGCTCAGCCTGCTCAAGAACAACAAATCCAAGAAGCTCGGCGTGAAGAACAAACGACTCTCCGCCGCCTGGAGCGACGACTATCGACTCCAAGTCCTCTGCGGAACTTGA
- a CDS encoding alkaline phosphatase family protein: MDPTLLIGLDGATFSVLDPLIAEGHLPHLARLISGGVRATLRTTPHPLTPPAWTTLMTGRGPGSHGIFDFLRSELRSGGAYFTLNNFRDIRTETIWTIVSRLGGRVISLNFPLMAPPPAVNGVIVPGLLSFRHLRRNVFPLELYDELKTLDGFSSQALSWDFEHEKKALQLIPEEELEPWVTFHIEREKQWFSILEHLMRTRPADLTAVMFDGVDKLQHGCWRFLDPAWFPAQPNAFERKMRDLCVRYFHELDGFIGRIVAQAPADARVFLASDHGFGPTTKVFRINKWLEQLGLLHWQQEGGTGGPRTGAHYVALDWQTTKAYAPSAATNGIHIRVEQQPGDGGVPRAEYESFRRQLIDPLLALRDPADGTPLVKEVLLREEAFPGRELGHGPDLTLVMCDHGFVSVLDAEPVIWTRPIVAGTHYPEGILIAHGPGIRQGETLPEQSILDVAATLLHSLGETIPSDFESRVMQEVFTPEFAAARPVRTGAATISVGGAPVTAPSTDEEDAEAEEKIMERLRQLGYVE; the protein is encoded by the coding sequence ATGGATCCTACGCTGCTCATCGGGTTGGACGGTGCGACGTTTTCGGTGCTCGATCCGCTGATCGCCGAAGGGCATCTACCTCACTTGGCGCGGCTGATTTCCGGAGGCGTGCGCGCCACATTGCGCACGACGCCCCATCCGCTGACGCCCCCCGCGTGGACCACGCTGATGACGGGTCGTGGTCCGGGCAGCCACGGCATCTTCGATTTCCTGCGCTCCGAGCTCCGTAGCGGCGGCGCGTACTTCACGCTGAACAACTTTCGCGACATCCGTACCGAAACGATCTGGACGATCGTCAGCCGACTCGGCGGGCGCGTGATCTCGCTCAACTTTCCCCTCATGGCGCCTCCGCCCGCCGTGAATGGCGTCATCGTGCCGGGGCTTTTGTCGTTTCGTCACCTGCGACGCAACGTCTTCCCGCTCGAGCTGTACGACGAGCTCAAAACGCTCGATGGTTTCAGCTCGCAGGCCTTGTCGTGGGACTTCGAGCACGAAAAGAAGGCGTTGCAGCTCATTCCCGAGGAAGAGTTGGAACCCTGGGTCACGTTCCACATCGAGCGCGAGAAGCAATGGTTCTCGATCCTCGAGCATTTGATGCGCACGCGCCCGGCCGATCTCACGGCGGTCATGTTCGACGGGGTCGACAAGCTGCAGCACGGTTGCTGGCGCTTTCTCGACCCGGCGTGGTTTCCCGCGCAGCCGAATGCGTTCGAGCGCAAGATGCGCGATTTGTGTGTGCGGTATTTCCATGAGCTCGATGGTTTCATCGGGCGGATCGTGGCCCAGGCGCCGGCCGACGCCCGCGTTTTTCTCGCCTCGGATCACGGTTTCGGTCCGACGACCAAGGTGTTCCGCATCAATAAATGGCTGGAACAATTGGGCCTGCTGCACTGGCAACAGGAAGGGGGCACGGGGGGACCGCGCACCGGCGCGCACTACGTGGCCCTCGATTGGCAAACAACCAAGGCCTACGCCCCCAGCGCCGCGACCAACGGCATCCACATCCGGGTCGAACAGCAGCCAGGGGATGGAGGCGTGCCTCGCGCGGAGTATGAGTCGTTCCGCCGTCAATTGATCGATCCATTGCTCGCCCTGCGCGATCCAGCCGACGGCACCCCACTGGTCAAAGAGGTGCTGTTGCGCGAGGAGGCCTTCCCTGGCCGAGAACTCGGGCACGGGCCCGATCTGACCCTGGTGATGTGCGATCACGGCTTCGTCTCGGTGCTCGATGCCGAACCGGTGATCTGGACTCGCCCCATCGTGGCGGGCACGCACTATCCCGAAGGCATCTTGATTGCCCACGGACCAGGCATCCGCCAGGGAGAGACGTTGCCCGAGCAGTCGATTCTTGACGTGGCAGCCACGTTGCTCCATAGCCTTGGCGAGACGATTCCAAGCGACTTCGAGAGCCGCGTGATGCAAGAAGTTTTCACGCCCGAGTTCGCCGCCGCGCGTCCGGTTCGCACGGGCGCGGCGACGATTTCCGTCGGCGGCGCGCCGGTCACCGCGCCATCGACCGACGAAGAAGATGCCGAGGCGGAAGAAAAGATCATGGAACGCCTGCGGCAATTGGGATACGTCGAATAA
- a CDS encoding SDR family NAD(P)-dependent oxidoreductase: MALFSADRLLDRVAIVTGASGGIGRATCMALARSGAHIVAVGRSEERLAATASLVSKAGAGRGQVLTLSLDVRDEADMQQMAEQTLERFGRIDMLVNVAGILRARGASLRTVARLSASEWDEVLDINLRGTFLANRAVLPAMLAARRGDILNLSSKSGRVGIAFDAPYCASKFGVIGLTEAVAEEARPYGVRVQVLVPGEFATDVLQQAGPVPRPTDLPPPERVAHTIRWMLSVPADTRLIAPVFEPFKRSGAGWRGGKAGTDGPAKPVSAAKETAMETQATSAPEDLRGKVVIVTGGTGGIGLATVKAVAAEQGSVVVADLDAERVAAVVAELEAGEAGEAGAHLGLAIDVRREEDHERLVQQTLEKFGRIDALIACAGILRKRGTPPKPLVDVTIDEWNDVIDINLKGVFLSNRAVLPTMIAQRGGTIINLSSVSGLQGRAHDGPYCASKFGVIGLSQSVADEVRSYGIKVQALMPHAVATPFWEQNKPAPMPGDALPPERVADLIVFMLMQPEDTVLVGPVIAPLGARRRRAPGKSSTAAE; the protein is encoded by the coding sequence ATGGCGCTGTTTTCTGCAGATCGACTGCTCGATCGCGTGGCGATCGTCACCGGCGCCAGTGGCGGCATTGGCCGCGCCACGTGTATGGCGCTGGCTCGCTCGGGGGCACATATTGTAGCCGTCGGTCGTAGCGAAGAGCGACTTGCCGCGACGGCCTCGCTCGTGTCGAAAGCGGGCGCCGGGCGCGGCCAGGTGCTGACGCTTTCGCTCGACGTCCGCGACGAAGCCGACATGCAGCAGATGGCCGAGCAGACGCTCGAACGATTCGGCCGCATCGACATGCTGGTGAACGTAGCGGGCATTTTGCGGGCGCGTGGCGCCTCGTTGCGTACCGTGGCGCGGTTGTCGGCCAGCGAATGGGACGAGGTGCTCGACATCAATCTGCGCGGGACGTTTCTCGCGAATCGTGCCGTGCTGCCGGCGATGCTCGCGGCGCGGCGCGGCGACATCTTGAATCTATCGTCGAAGTCGGGACGTGTGGGCATCGCCTTCGATGCCCCCTACTGCGCGTCGAAGTTCGGCGTGATCGGTCTCACGGAAGCGGTGGCCGAAGAGGCACGCCCCTACGGCGTGCGCGTGCAGGTCCTCGTGCCGGGGGAATTCGCCACCGACGTTTTGCAGCAGGCGGGTCCGGTGCCGCGTCCGACGGATCTTCCGCCGCCGGAACGCGTGGCCCACACCATTCGCTGGATGCTTTCCGTTCCGGCCGATACACGATTGATCGCGCCGGTGTTCGAACCGTTCAAACGCAGCGGCGCCGGATGGCGCGGCGGCAAGGCAGGGACGGATGGTCCCGCCAAACCAGTTTCAGCAGCGAAGGAAACAGCGATGGAAACACAAGCCACCAGTGCGCCCGAGGATCTGCGGGGAAAGGTGGTGATCGTGACGGGGGGGACCGGCGGCATCGGGCTTGCCACGGTCAAGGCCGTGGCCGCCGAGCAAGGGTCCGTGGTGGTCGCCGATCTCGACGCCGAGCGCGTGGCAGCGGTCGTGGCGGAACTCGAAGCAGGAGAAGCAGGAGAGGCGGGCGCCCACTTGGGACTGGCGATCGACGTGCGCCGCGAGGAAGATCACGAGCGGCTCGTGCAGCAGACGCTAGAGAAGTTCGGCCGCATCGATGCGTTGATCGCCTGCGCCGGCATTCTGCGTAAACGCGGAACGCCCCCCAAGCCGCTGGTTGACGTGACAATCGACGAGTGGAACGACGTGATCGATATCAATCTCAAGGGAGTGTTTCTCTCGAACCGCGCCGTGCTGCCCACGATGATCGCGCAGCGCGGAGGGACGATCATCAATCTGTCGTCGGTTTCGGGCTTGCAGGGGCGCGCTCACGACGGCCCCTATTGCGCCTCGAAGTTTGGCGTGATCGGCCTGTCGCAATCGGTGGCCGACGAGGTGCGCAGCTACGGCATCAAGGTGCAGGCCCTGATGCCGCACGCCGTGGCGACCCCCTTCTGGGAACAAAACAAGCCGGCGCCGATGCCGGGAGACGCCCTGCCCCCCGAGCGTGTGGCCGACTTGATCGTCTTCATGCTGATGCAACCGGAAGATACGGTGCTCGTCGGGCCGGTGATTGCCCCCTTGGGAGCGCGAAGACGCCGGGCGCCAGGCAAGAGCTCGACCGCGGCCGAGTAA